In the Sarcophilus harrisii chromosome 1, mSarHar1.11, whole genome shotgun sequence genome, one interval contains:
- the C1H19orf38 gene encoding protein HIDE1 encodes MPWKVLFFVTGSLAIPAPSIYQTPPYPGKPGDPIHLHCVAPPGFQEAEFSLFHGDGVVQTLQTHEAQQGVVFIVTNVSEGLTAQYKCQYSVMGEIAKQVSDFSKPVNVTFPVYGLPTTSLPTAPVPSWILPLSLSLAGALILIVMLVVAILKIRQVKVTNLQKKREQESCWTKINYTTSDMSFDNSLFSISMKMPPEDTETHGIFTSSTLTAEPFVPRKRPTSTSTPELPEFSTFRSFE; translated from the exons ATGCCCTGGAAAGTCCTCTTTTTTGTAACAG GCTCTTTGGCAATACCAGCTCCTTCTATTTACCAGACCCCTCCATATCCTGGCAAACCAGGGGATCCCATCCACCTTCACTGTGTGGCTCCCCCTGGCTTCCAGGAAGCTGAGTTCTCACTGTTCCATGGTGATGGGGTGGTCCAGACATTGCAGACACACGAGGCCCAGCAAGGAGTGGTTTTCATAGTGACCAATGTGAGTGAAGGCCTTACAGCACAGTACAAGTGTCAATACAGTGTGATGGGGGAGATTGCCAAGCAAGTCTCAGACTTCAGCAAACCAGTGAATGTGACCTTTCCAG tttatgGGCTGCCAACTACAAGTCTTCCAACTGCTCCAG TGCCCTCTTGGATCTTACCACTGTCCCTGAGTCTGGCTGGAGCATTAATTCTCATTGTGATGCTGGTTGTGGCCATTCTAAAGATTAGACAAG tTAAAGTCACAAACCTTCAGAAAAAAAG AGAGCAAGAATCCTGCTGGACCAAGATAAACTATACTACTTCAG ATATGTCTTTTGATAACTCCCTGTTCTCCATTTCAATG aaaatgcccCCAGAAGACACGGAAACCCATGGCATTTTCACCAGCTCTACTCTGACTGCTGAACCCTTTGTGCCGAGAAAGAGGCCTACATCTACTTCTACTCCTGAGTTACCTGAATTCAGCACCTTCAGGTCCTTCGAATGA
- the TMED1 gene encoding transmembrane emp24 domain-containing protein 1 gives MTRMMAARAALALLLAACLSPLVSGTGSRAPPPQDGEFTFLLPAGRKQCFYQPAPANASLEAEYQVIGGAGLDVDFSLESPRGVLLVSEYRKSDGVHTVEPTELGDYKLCFDNSFSTISEKLVFFELIFDSLQDEEDSDGDGWADVVEPEEMLDIKIEDIKESIEMMKTRLERSIQVLTLLRAFEARDRNLQEGNLERVNFWSAVNVGLLLLVAVLQVCTLKGLFQDKRVVRT, from the exons ATGACCCGGATGATGGCGGCAAGGGCGGCCCTGGCCCTACTCCTGGCGGCATGTTTGTCGCCGCTGGTGTCCGGGACGGGCTCCCGGGCTCCCCCACCTCAGGACGGCGAGTTCACATTTTTGCTGCCCGCTGGCCGTAAGCAATGTTTCTACCAGCCCGCACCAGCCAACGCCAGCCTGGAGGCCGAGTACCAG GTCATCGGAGGAGCGGGGTTAGATGTGGACTTCTCCTTGGAGAGCCCTCGGGGGGTGCTGCTGGTTAGTGAGTACCGCAAGTCGGATGGGGTGCACAC GGTGGAGCCCACAGAGTTGGGAGACTACAAGCTGTGTTTTGACAACTCCTTCAGCACCATTTCAGAGAAGCTAGTCTTCTTTGAGCTTATATTTGACAGTCTACAAGATGAGGAGGATAGTGATGGCGATGGTTGGGCTGATGTGGTGGAGCCTGAAGAAATGCTTGATATTAAGATTGAGGACATTAAG GAATCCATTGAGATGATGAAGACAAGGCTGGAGCGCAGTATCCAGGTGCTGACTCTGTTGAGGGCTTTTGAGGCTCGAGACCGTAACCTGCAGGAGGGCAACTTGGAGAGAGTTAACTTCTGGTCTGCTGTTAACGTAGGGCTGCTGCTCTTGGTGGCTGTACTCCAAGTGTGCACGCTCAAAGGCCTCTTCCAGGATAAGAGAGTTGTGCGCACATAA